Genomic DNA from Halorussus rarus:
CGACGACTGATGGCCGAGTACGGCGCCTGGTACCGATGGGGCAAGGCGGTCCTCTACGCCGAGATGGTCATCGCAATCCTGCTCACGGTGTTCGCGCTCTACATGGCGTTCACCGGGCGAGCGGGGTTCCTCACCTGACGATGCGGAGGGTGGCCCGCGCGACGACCCAGTTAGCGGTCCCCGTGACGATGCGGGCGGAGGTGGTGACGCGATGACGCGGCCGGAGGGTCCGACGTGACGACGCGGGCGGGCGTCGTGGTCGCCGGCGGCCGGTCGCGGCGGTTCGGCGGCTCCGAGAAGGCGCTCGCCGAGTTCGACGGCGACCCGCTCCTGCGCCGGACCGCCGACCGGGTGAGCGCGGTCGTCGACGAACTCGTCGTGAACTGCCGCGCCGGGCAGGTCGACCCGTTCCGTCGCGCCCTGACGGACGCATCGTACGACCCGCGGTTCGCCGTCGACGCGGTGCCCGACCGCGGACCCGTGGCCGGGATGGCGACGGGTCTCCGCGCTGCCGACGAGCCCGTCGCGGTCGTGACGGCCTGCGACATGCCGACTCTCGACCCGGCGTTCCTGGCGTCGCTGTTCGCGGACGCTCGCGGCGCTACCGGCGCCGTCCCGACGTTCGACGGTCGCCGGCAACCGCTCGCCGCGGTCTACCGGGTCGAGCCGACCGTCGAAGCGTGCGTCGCCGCGCTCGACTCGGAGGCCGACGCGGGGTTCGGCGGCGTCCTGGACCGCCTCGACCCGGTCGTCGTTCCGGAGGCGACGGTCCGCGAGCGCACCGACGGCGCCACGTTCCGGAACGTGAACGCCCGGTCGGACCTGCGGACGGACGAGGCGTCGCTCCGATAGGGCGCGGCCGACGCTGGCGGGGCAGGGCGTTGCGTCGAGAGAACGGAGGCTCTATTCGGTCAGTACGGTGACGTCGGTGATCTCGAGTCGAGTCCCGCCGTCGGTCCCCTCGGCGACGGTCACGTCCCACCCGTGGGCGTCGCAGACCTGCTTCACGATGGAGAGCCCGAGCCCCGTTCCGCCCTCCTCGGTCGAGTACCCCATCTCGAACACCTCGGTCCGCCGTTCCGGGGGGATGCCGCGACCGTCGTCCTCGACGAAGAACCCGCCGACGGACTCGTCCGTCGAGCCTCCGCTCGCGTTGCTCGCGGAGACATCTTCCAGGACGCCGACCCGGACCGTCACGTCGGGGCCGCCGTGCTCGACGGCGTTGCGGAAGAGGTTCTCCAGGAGCTGTCGGACCAGCCCGTCGTCGGCCCGGACGTCGCGGTCGGCGTCGACGGCGAGCGTCGCGCCCTCGGTCTCGACGTTCCGCCAGCACCGCTCGACCGTCTCCGCGAGGTCGACGGGGCCGGTCCGGGTCGCGGTCCGCCCCTGGCGGGCGAGCGTCAGGAGGTCGTCGATGAGGGTCTCCATCCGGTCGTGGGCCCGGGCCACGTCGTCGAGGTGCGGGCTCTCGCACTCCTCGCGGGCGAGCTCGAGCCGGCCCTGGGCGACGTTCAGCGGGTTGCGCAGGTCGTGGGAGACGATGCCGGCGAAGTCGTCGAGCCGCTCGTTCCGGCGGCGGAGCTCGCGCTCGCCTTCGAGTCGGTCGAGCGCCCGGGC
This window encodes:
- a CDS encoding molybdenum cofactor guanylyltransferase; this encodes MTTRAGVVVAGGRSRRFGGSEKALAEFDGDPLLRRTADRVSAVVDELVVNCRAGQVDPFRRALTDASYDPRFAVDAVPDRGPVAGMATGLRAADEPVAVVTACDMPTLDPAFLASLFADARGATGAVPTFDGRRQPLAAVYRVEPTVEACVAALDSEADAGFGGVLDRLDPVVVPEATVRERTDGATFRNVNARSDLRTDEASLR